DNA from Terriglobus tenax:
AACTTTCTCACTACGACGACGCAGGGCAGGCGCACATGGTCGATGTCTCGGCCAAGGCCGGAACACGCCGCGAGGCGGTCGCGGAGGCCTTCGTGGAACTCTCCGCCGAGACGCTGGCCGCGCTTCCGCAGAACCCCAAGGGCAACCCGCTTGAGGTGGCGCGCTTTGCTGGCATCCAGGCCGCCAAGCAGACCTCCACGCTGATCCCGATGTGTCATCCGCTGCCGCTCAGCTACGTCGACATTCAGACGGAGGTCGTGGACGACGGTATCCGCGTGCTGGCTACCGCCGCCACCGTCGCCGGTACCGGCGTCGAGATGGAAGCCATGACGGCAGCCTCTGTCGCAGCGTTGACGATCTATGACATGACCAAGGCGCTCGACAAAGGCATCCGCATCCGCCATCTGCAACTGCTGTCGAAATCCGGCGGAAAGAGCGGCGAGTGGCGTAGAAGCTGAGTGGAGCCTCGGATCAGCCCGGTTCTTCGCTCGAGGCTGGGTATGTCTCCATGCAGGCCTGAACTCGCCTTCATCGTAAAGGGGCTTCAGCCCCGGAGAAGACGCACCTAAACCTCCGGCATCTCCTCGAGCGCCGGCGGAGCGCTCTTGCCCTCAAAGGCGGCATAGACCACCGGCAGCAGAAGCAGCGTCAGCGCTGTCGAGCTCACCAGGCCGCCGATGACCACAATCGCCAGCGGCCGCTGAATCTCCGATCCCGGTCCCGTTGCAAACAGGAACGGCACCAGGCCCAGAGCTGCTACGGTTGCGGTCATCATCACCGGGCGGAAGCGCAGACGAGCGCCTTCCCGCACCGCTTCATCCTGCTCCAGCCCTTCCTGGCGCAGCTTGCGGATGTAGCTGACCAGCACCACGCCATTCAGCACCGCAATGCCCCACAGCGCAATAAAGCCGACTGACGCAGGCACTGACAGGTACTCTCCTGAGAGAAACAATCCGAGGATGCCGCCGATCGACGCCAGAGGAAGCACGGTGATGATCAGCGCGGCAAACCGCACGGACTTGAACAGGATGAACAGAAGGAAGAAGATGGCCGCGATGGTGATCGGGATAATGATCATCAGGTGATGCAGAGCTCGCTCCATGTTGTGGAACTGGCCGCCCCACTCAATGTAGTAGCCCGCCGGCAGAGGCACCTGCTTCTCCACCTTCTGCTGCAGCTCCGCCACATATCCGCCCAGGTCGCGATCCTGCACATTGACTCCGACGACAATGCGGCGCTTGCCCAGGCTGCGGTTGATCAGTGCTGGACCTTCCACCACCTTCACGCTGGCCAGGTCCTTCAACGGAACACGGGGCCCATCCGGCGAGCTGATCTGTAACTGGCGAATGTCCTCCACCGAGTCACGCAGGTTCGCGGGCAGACGCACCACGCTGGAGAACCTGCGTTCTCCCTCGTAGATCTCTGTCGCAGACTTGCCAGCGATGGCCGTCTCAATCACATCGTTCACATCCGATGCGTTCAGGCCATAGCGCGCAATCGCTCCACGATCAATGTCGATGGTCAGGTACTGCTGTCCTCCCACGCGATCCACGCGCGTATCCTGCGTGCCCTGAATGCCGGTTGCAACCTTGGCAATCTGGTTGGCCTTCTCTACCAGCAGGTCCAGGTCATCGCCGTACAGCATCACGGCCACATCGGCGCGCACGCCGGAAACCATCTCGTCCACGCGATCGCTGATCGGCTGCGACATCACCAGGTTGATGCCCGGCAGCGCCGCCAGCTTGGTGCGGATCTCTTCCGCCACCTTGTCCTGCGTCATGCCCTTGGGGCGCTCATCAAACGGCGTCAGCGAGGTCAGCACGTCGGCCTCGTTCGGACCCGCCGGGTCAGCCGGCGACTCACCTCGTCCCACGCGGGAGACAACATTCTCCACGCCCTTCACGCTCATGATCAGCTTCTGCATCTGCGACTCCATTCGCAGAGACTCATCCAGCGAGATATTCGGTACGCGGTCCGCATTGGGCGACAACGTGCCTTCCTGCATCTCCGGAATGAACGATGTGCCCAGCAGCGGCACCAGGGCCAGTGATCCGAAGAAGGACAGGATGACACCCATCACCATCACCTTGCGATGGCCAAGCGCCCACGTCAGAATCCACGAATAAGGCTTGCGCAGCCAGCGCACCAGCCAGGTGTCGTCTTCCGACCCGCCCTTCAGCAGGTACGAGGACAGCACCGGCGACAACGTCAACGACAGCACCAGGGAGATGGCCAGTGCAATGGCAATCGTGTACGCCAGCGGCGCGAACATCTTGCCTTCCATGCCCTCCAGCGTCATCAGCGGAAGAAAGACCAGGATGATGATCGTCACACCGAACAGCGTCGGCGTTGCCACTTCCTGCGTGGCATCCAGCACCATGCGCAGCTTTGACGGTTTCTCTTCGCTGTGTCCATGGCTATGGCTCAGGCGGGCGAAGACGTTCTCCACCACCACCACTGAACCGTCCACCATCAGGCCGATGGCAATCGCCAGTCCACCCAGCGACATCAGGTTCGCCGACAGGTGTATCTGGTTCATCACCAGGAAGGTCAGCAGAGGCGTCAGGATCAGGTTCGCGCTCACAATCAGGCTTGAGCGCAGATCGCCGAGGAAGAGGAACAGAATCACAACGACAAAGACCACGCCCTCGCCCAGCACCTCGGTCACGGTATGGATTGCTGCGTCCACCAGCTCTGACCGGTCGTAGTAAGGAACAATCTTCAGCCCGCCGGGGATCATGTTCTTCGCATTGATCTCGGTCACGCGTTCCTTCACGCGGCTGACGATCTGCTTGGCATTGCCGCCCGAGGTCATCAGGACAACGCCACCTACCGCCTCGGTATAGCCATTCTTCACCATGGCGCCGTAGCGGACCTCGGTGCCCAGGCGCACAGTGGCCACATCGCGCACGTAGACAGGCGTGCTCTTGCTCTCCTTCAGCACGATGTTTTCAATATCGGCGACATCGCGGACAAGGCCCACGCTGCGAATCAGGTACTGCTCGGCGTGCTGCGGCAGAATGCCGCCGCCGGCATTGGCATTGTTACGCGCCAGCGCCGAACGCACATCGTTGATCGTCAGGTTGTAGTAGTGCAGCTTCTGCGGATCCACCAGCGTTTCATACTGCTTGACAAAGCCGCCGGTGGAATTAATCTCGGCCACACCGGAGATGGAACGCAGCAGCGGCCGCACGACCCAGTCCTGCAGGGTGCGGCGCTGAACCAGCTCTTCCCGTGTCAGCACATGATGCTCTTCCGCTTCACCCGGCAGCTCCAATGTGTACTGGTACACCTCGCCAAGTGCGTTTGTGATGGGCCCAAGCACCGGCGTGACACCCTCCGGCATGCGATCACGCAGTTCCGCCAGCCGCTCAGAGACCATCTGCCGCTCGCGGTAAAGATCGCTCTCGTCGGTAAACACCAGCGTGATCAGCGACAGCCCCGGCTTGTTCAGCGAGCGCATATCGGTCATGCCCGGAAGGCCGGTCATGGCGATCTCAATCGGAATGGTGACGAAGCGCTCCACTTCTTCCGGACTCTTGCCCGAGGCCTCGGTCGCAATCTGTACCTGCACGTTGGCTACATCCGGAAAGGCGTCGACGGAGAGCTTCTGGGCCGCGTTCAGGCCAAAGCCCACCAGCACACACGCAACCACCACAAGAATGAGGCGCTGACGCAGTGCGCCCGCAATGATGGACTGCAGCATGCTTACTTCTCCCCTTTGATGGCAGCTTGCTTCCGCTGATTGTTCAGGTGGAAGGCACCGTCCGTCACAATGCGTTCCGCCTGTGTCACACCGTTCAACACCACGCGGCGATCGTTCTCTTCTTCGCCCAGCGTGACCTCGCGCAGAATGTACTTCTGCGGCCCGATCTGGATAAATACGTGGTCCTTGTTCTCCTCGCGCACAACGGCTGTGTTCGGTACCGTCAGCTTGCGATCGCTGTGTCCGGTGAAGGTCATATTCGCCAGCTCATCCGGTTTCAGTTGCCCATCCGGATTCGGCACATCCATGCGCACCTGCACCGTCCGCGTTGCCGGATCGACGATCGGCGCAACGTACGAGAGCCTGCCATGCAGCTTCAACTGCGGCAGCGCGGGAATACCCACCTCGACATCCATGCCCACCTTCAGGATGCCGGCTTCCTGTTCCGGCACATCGGCGGTAATCCATACGTTTGAAAGATCTGCGATGGTAAAGGCCGGGTCTGCCGGCTGTACTACTTGCCCAATCGTGATCTCACGCTTCAGCACAGTGCCGCTCTTCGGAGCGACGATCGGGTAATCGGCGCTCAGTTTGCGGGATGTCTCCAACTGGCGGATCTGCCCCTCGGTCATGCCCAGGCCCAGCAGCTGCGTGCGATAGCTCGCGGCCTCCGTGCTTGCCTGCAGCAGCTCGGCGCGACGGCGCTCCAGTTCCGCGCGTCCAATTACGTCGGCGGTTACAAGCTGTTCCGCGCGCTTCACGGCAGCATCGGCAAGTGCCTGCTGCGATGCGGCCTTGATCAGCGCGAACTGCGTGTCTGACAGGTTTGTGCTGTGCAGCGTCGCCAGCACCGCGCCCGTGCGTACATGCTGCCCTTCAAAGACCAGCAGGTTCAGAATGCGTCCTGCCACCGGAGACCCCACGCGGGCAATACGCTGTGCATCCGTCTCCACGCGCGCTGCCACCTGCAGTGTGCCGGTTACGTCGGCCATCTGCGGCGTGCCAAACTTCAGGCTCTCTGCCAGCACGGGCGTTACGGAAACAATGTTCGAGTCTCCCGGAGCTGCCGCAGCCTCTTCCTTCGGCTTCTGCTTGCAACCTGCTGTCAGCATCACCGCGGCCATCGCCGCGGCCGCATACCATCGTGTCATCACGGCTTCGCTCCTGGCGTCAGTGCGCCCAGTTCTTCCAGATCAATCAATGCAGACTGGCGCGCGAACTGCGCATCCAGCAAATCGCCGCGCACACTTTGCAGTACACGCTGCGCGTCCAGAACCTCAACAATGCCGCGCTCGCCAAAGCGATACGCGGACTTGGCTGCTTCCACCGCGCTTTCCGCCGCACGCAGCGAGCCGGCCTCCAGCGAACTGACCTGCTGGTTTGCCAGTTGGTACTGCTCATACGCACGCTCCAGCGAGCTCACCAACTCCAGGCGGCGTTGATCCAGAACCGCATTCGACTGAGAGATCGATGCCTTCGCATCGGCAATCTCGCCGCGCCGTCGGTCAAACACCGGAATCGGTACTGAAAACCCCGTGCGCCAGTAACGCAGATCCGGCTGGTTCTCAAACTCCGCAAAGAAAGTGGGGCGCGGAATCCGCATCGCCTTCTCGCGGTCCAGCGTCGCCTGGCTTGTCTTCAAATCCGCCTGCGACTGCAGAACCGCGGGGTGATTCACCAGCACCTGGTCGCGCAACGTATCCAGCGCAGGCAGCACCGCGCGGCCATCAATGGAACCCACAGGCACCAGGTTGGCGTCTGCCGGGGCAGCAATGGCGGCACGCAGCAGTGCAATGGCGGAGGTGTATTCAATCTGTGCGCTGTTGACCGCAAAGCGCGCGCGGGCCAGTTCGGCCTCGGCGCGGGTCAGCTCCAGCCGTCCCTTTTCGCCAACGCTTACTTCCACCTCAACACGGCGGCGCAGATCTTCCACCAGCGTCAGGTTTTCGCGCGCCTGCCTGATCTCTTGCAGTCGCTTCAGCGCGATGTAGAACGCCCTCTGCGCATCGGCCATCACATTCAGGCCGATTCCCTGCTCCGCCGCTCGTGCGCTGGATACCTGAAACTCCGCCGCCTTGCGCCGTGCGGTGCGCTCTGACGGAATCTCGATAGTCTGTGTTCCGCTGTAGTGCTGCAGCAGACCCGGCGTGCCGGGTGTCGCGATAGGCCGCGCATACTGCGGGCCGAAGTAGATATCCATGGTGGGATTGCTGTAGGCTCGCGCGGCCAGCACGCCCGCCTGGCTGCGCTGGGTTGCGGCCAGCGCCTCCTGCAGCCGCGGACTATTGCGCCGCGCCATGGCCAGCGCCTCATCCAATGTCAGCCGCAATTCGGATGCTGCTGCGGTCGTCTGCTGCATCACTGTCTGCGCAGGTGTGCCCGCGTCGACCGGCGCGTTGGCGGAGCTCTGCGCAACCAGCAGACTGGCTGGCAGCAAGGGCAATAGAAAAAGCTTTCCTGGCGTCACAACCTCCCCATGGCAATTCCTGCACCAAACCGGAAATGCAGGGTTTTCCATGGATTTGCAAGGGAAAGGGTGTCCCATTTCGTACACCATGTGTTCGCTATCCGGCACAGCCGAGCGGGAAAACGGGGGTAAACCCTCATCCGCAGCGGCCTTCGGGGTTGGCGCGGGAATTGCAACAGTGGCAGCGATGCCTGCAGTCTCCAACTTACGTTGGCCCATGCCGCCGGTTCCCACGTGGGAAAATGACACCATGGCCCAGCTTCCCTCCGCGTTGCGATCCTCGCAGGCCAAGGCCGTACTCGTCCTTGTGCTGGTGGTGGTGCTGGTGGTTTTCACCTGGGTTGTGCCGCCACACGCCGTCGTGCTGCACAACATCCTGCACCACCTCAACATCCTGCCTTTCATGCTCGCCGGCCTGTTCTTCGGCTGGCGCGGAGCCTATCGCACGGCCCTGCTGGCGGGGCTGCTCTTTGCGCCCTCCATCTACCTGCACTGGTTCAAGGCTCCGCTGGACGCGCAGGACCAGATCGTTGAGCTTGGTACCTTCGGCGCGGCCGGCGTCATTGCTGGTATTCTTTCGGACCGCGAACGCATGCAGCGCCGCCGCGTTGAGGTCACCAAGCAGGAGCTGGAGCGCGTCTACACCGAGCTGCGCCAGAACATTGACCAGCTCCGCAAATCTGAGCGCCTCAGCGCCGCCGGACAGCTCTCCGCTTCGCTCGCGCATGAGATCCGCAACCCGCTGGCCAGCATCAGCGGTGCCGCCGGCATCCTCGCCCGCGGGCAGGCGTCGCCGGAAGCCCGTGCCGAGTGCCTTGAGATCCTGACCAAGGAATCCCAGCGGCTCAACAAGCTGCTCACCAACTTCCTCGACTTCGCCCGCCCGCGTCTGCCCCGCATGCAGTGGATGGAGCCTGCCGAGATGGCCGCATCGGTCGCCTCCCTGGCGCAGCACGCCGCCAGCCGTCAGAACGTCACTATTGAGGTCCGTAACGCCGCTGCTCTTCAGCCCGTTGAGTGCGACCCGGAACAGATCAAGCAGCTTCTGCTCAACCTGGTACTCAACGCCATTCAGGCCACCGAGGGCGAAGGCTCCGTCACGCTCCGCAGCTTCGCGCAGAACGGCAAGCTCTGCATGGAGGTCAGCGACCAGGGCAAGGGCATCAGCGCGGAGGTGCGCGACCACATCTTCGAGCCCTTCTTCACCACGCGCGATAACGGCACCGGGCTTGGCCTGGCCATCGCGGCCAACATCGCCGGCCAGCACGGTGGCACGCTGACCTGCGCCCCCAACGTGGGCCGTGGAGCCATCTTTCGCGTGGAGCTTCCGCTTGCCCCGGCACGTCTGCGTCAACCCGTGGAGGTGGCGTGAGCAACCGCATTCTTGTTGTCGATGATGACGCCAGCCTGCGCCGCGTCATGAAGCTGCAGCTTGAGGAAGCTGGCTACCAGGTCTCTCTTGCCACGGATGGGGAGGAGGCATGGCGCATGCTGCAGGAGTCCGAACCGCAGCTCGTCATTACCGATCTGCGCATGCCCACCACCGGCCTGGAGCTGCTCTCACGCATTACCCAGGCAGGTCTGCGGACCACCGTCATTGTCGTCACCGCCTTCGGCACGGTGGAGACCGCCGTTGAGGCCATGAAGCTCGGAGCGTATGACTACGTCACCAAGCCGCTGGACTTTGAGGCGCTGGTGCTTGTGGTCCATCGCGCCATGGAGCGCCAGAGCCTGATTGAAGAGGTGCAGACGCTGCGCTCGGCTCTGGATCAGCGCTATGGCTTTGAAGGCATCGTCGGCCATGCCAAGGGTCTGCTGCGTGTGCTGGACCAGGCTGCCCGCGTCGCTCAGCGCGACGCCACCGTCCTTATCCAGGGAGAGACCGGCACCGGCAAGGAGCTGGTTGCCCGGGCCATTCACCACAACAGCCGCCGCGGTAAAAAGGCCTTCACCGCCATCAACTGCGGCGCCATTCCGCGTGACCTGGTGGAGAGTGAGCTCTTCGGCTACACCAAGGGAGCCTTCACCGGCGCCCTTGCGAACAAGGAAGGCCGTATCGAGTCCACCAACGGAGGCACACTCTTTCTCGATGAGGTCGGCGAGCTTCCGCTGGAGGCACAGGTCAAGCTGCTGCGCGTGTTGCAGGAGAGTGAGGTCGCAAAGCTTGGCGCAACCGAGCCTGTGAAGGTCGACGTCCGCGTCATTGCCGCCACCCATCGCGACCTGTCGGCAATGGTTGAAGACGGTACATTCCGCGAAGACCTCTACTACCGCCTCGCCGTTGTGCCACTGCGCATTCCGCCGTTGCGTGAGCGCCGCGAAGACCTGCCGGAGTTGATCGAGGTGCTCTTTGAGCGCGCCTGCAAGCGTCACGGCATTGATGATCTGAGCCTCTCGCAGGGCGTGCTGCAGCGTCTCATCGCCTATCACTGGCCGGGCAATGTGCGTCAGCTGGAGAACATGCTGGAACGGCTGGTCGTACTCTCTTCTTCGAATGTCATCCCTGTGGAGGATCTGCCACCCGAACTTAGCGCGCCGCCGCGTCCCGCGCTCTTCTGGCCGGAGCTGCCGGAGCAGGGCATCAGCCTGGAGGCGCTGGAGCGCGACCTGATCCGCCGCGCTCTCGAACGGTTCCACGGCAACCAGACGCAGGCTGCCCGGTATCTGGACATCAGTCGCAGAACGCTCATCTATCGCATGGAAAAGCACGGCCTGGTCGAGGCCGGGGTTCACAAAGACGACGAGTAAAGCGCATTTTAAGCACCAAAAAGCGGCCCGAAGGCCGCTTTTTGCGTGTCAAAGTGGTTTCTTTTAAGCCGCTTTACGCTGGTCGCGGGCGTTGCGGACGAAGTCATGCGAGGTCTGGATATGGGCATACTGCTCGCTCAGGATCTTGTGGACCGGCAGCGGAAGCGTTTCCTTGATGGCCTCGGCATAGACCTTCTTGGCTTCATCTTCACCCTGTTCGGCGGTCGCCAGCAGTGAGTGGTCGCCGCCACCCAGCTTGGCCTTCAGGTCGCCCCAGACGCGGTGCAGTTTGCCGGCAACGGTGCCGCTTTCTTTCACATCGTGGAAGCCGGCATGGTGCAGTTCGTTTTCCAGATCGGCCCGGAAACGGGCACGTTTCAGACTCTCTGCCAGGAAGTAACGCTTCAGGGATTCGTCCTTCAACTGCTCGCCGATGGTCTGGAAGCCTTCCTGCCCGTCGATCAGGTTCTGGATCACTTCACGCAGGGTGTCATTCAAGCTGCTTTGCTTTTCGGCATCGGTGATTGCCATGGTTTGTATCCTCCGTGGATTCATACGCTTAAGGGGCTAAGGCAAGGTCCGCCGGCTGTCATTGCGATTCTCCTTCGCCGGCGGCAAGCAGGAGGAAATCGCGAAAACCCCGCGCCCCTGCCAGCCCTTTGTTGCATTTCTCCCGCCGGCCCGACTACAAGTCAGCGGGGTGTCGTAACGGGATGGATGCCGGGTGCCCGAGAGGGTTTGCCCGGAAAATCAAACCGCTTTCCCGAATCGGAAGGGTAGTCACCTGGATTCCCCCCGGGGCGATTTCCGGCCCGGATGCGGCCCCGGAGCGGGGAGAATGTAAGGTACTTCCGCGACGTGCGCGCGGAGGCGGTCCCCCATTTCCCGAGGTGTAGATGAAGCCACTCCGTTTTGTCACCACGCCGACCCGTAACCGCCGCCTGAACGAGCTGATTGGCCTGGCCGTTCTGGTTGCCGGCGGTTTGCTGGCGCTGGCGCTGGTCAGTTACACGCCGACAGACCCATCCTGGAACACGGTGGGAGGCTACGCCACGGGGCGGCCGGCGCATAACTGGACGGGCATTGTCGGCGCGTTTGTCAGTGACGCGGCGCTGCAACTGATTGGTGTGGCGGCGTTTATCATCCCGCTGGGGCTGATGCGGCTGGGCTACTGCTGGATGCGCTCGCGACCGGCCGGATCGCCCGTGGCCAAGTCTGTGGGACTGCTGCTGTGGATCGTCTTCGGGCCCGCGATGTTCGCGCTTTTCCCCGGGCAGATGCACTGGCGTGGCGCCCTGCCGATTGAGGGTGTGGAAGGCCGTCTGCTGGCCGATGGCATGATCGCCATCCTTAACTTCCCGGGCGCCTGCATCGTGGTGGGGATGATGGTGGTCATGGCCACCTACCTTTCCACGACCTTTACCTTCAGCACGGCGCGCGACTGGGCCACGGCCCGTTTTGCTTTTCTGCAGGCTATGCAGGACCGCTGGCGCAACTGGCGTGGGAATCGCACCTCCGCCTCTGACCGCGCCATTGCCGAGTACGAGAGCAAGCGCGAACGTTCCATGGAGCGCGAACGCCGCGCCCGCGAGAAGGAAGAGCGTAAGACGCAGAAGGCCGATGCCGCCGAGAGCACCTCTCTGCTCTCAAGCCTGTTCGGCTGGATGAGCCGCCGCAAGGTGAAGCCTGAGCCGCTGGGCGAGCAGGAAACCGCCGAGCCGCTGGAGGCCGAGGCAGGCCCCACGCCGTCGGTCTGGTCCAAGGTGCCGCGCACCATGGTGGATGCCCCGGCAGAGAGTGGTGACCCCGTTCTGCCGGCGGCCTACGCTGCTGCCGCCGAGGAGCGGCTGAGCCAGGCCACCATTGAGGAGTTCGAACCCGAAGAGAGCTATGCGGAGCCGGAGCGCAAGGTCATCAGCTTTCCCACGCCGGCCGCCGCGCAGCGCTATGAGGAACCGGAGCCGGAAGAGAAGAACATCTCCTTTGGCAAGCGTGCCGACGAGAAGCTGAAGACGGTTACGCTGACGGCCAAGAGCGTCCACGGCTACAAGCTGCCGCCGTCCAGCCTGCTGCACCGCAGCGAAGAGCCGACCATTGTGCGCGAGGACGCTCTGCGCGAAGAGGCTCGCACGCTTGTCGAGAAGTGTGCCGAGTTCGACGTGAACGG
Protein-coding regions in this window:
- a CDS encoding efflux RND transporter periplasmic adaptor subunit, translated to MTRWYAAAAMAAVMLTAGCKQKPKEEAAAAPGDSNIVSVTPVLAESLKFGTPQMADVTGTLQVAARVETDAQRIARVGSPVAGRILNLLVFEGQHVRTGAVLATLHSTNLSDTQFALIKAASQQALADAAVKRAEQLVTADVIGRAELERRRAELLQASTEAASYRTQLLGLGMTEGQIRQLETSRKLSADYPIVAPKSGTVLKREITIGQVVQPADPAFTIADLSNVWITADVPEQEAGILKVGMDVEVGIPALPQLKLHGRLSYVAPIVDPATRTVQVRMDVPNPDGQLKPDELANMTFTGHSDRKLTVPNTAVVREENKDHVFIQIGPQKYILREVTLGEEENDRRVVLNGVTQAERIVTDGAFHLNNQRKQAAIKGEK
- a CDS encoding sigma-54-dependent transcriptional regulator yields the protein MSNRILVVDDDASLRRVMKLQLEEAGYQVSLATDGEEAWRMLQESEPQLVITDLRMPTTGLELLSRITQAGLRTTVIVVTAFGTVETAVEAMKLGAYDYVTKPLDFEALVLVVHRAMERQSLIEEVQTLRSALDQRYGFEGIVGHAKGLLRVLDQAARVAQRDATVLIQGETGTGKELVARAIHHNSRRGKKAFTAINCGAIPRDLVESELFGYTKGAFTGALANKEGRIESTNGGTLFLDEVGELPLEAQVKLLRVLQESEVAKLGATEPVKVDVRVIAATHRDLSAMVEDGTFREDLYYRLAVVPLRIPPLRERREDLPELIEVLFERACKRHGIDDLSLSQGVLQRLIAYHWPGNVRQLENMLERLVVLSSSNVIPVEDLPPELSAPPRPALFWPELPEQGISLEALERDLIRRALERFHGNQTQAARYLDISRRTLIYRMEKHGLVEAGVHKDDE
- a CDS encoding PA2169 family four-helix-bundle protein, which translates into the protein MAITDAEKQSSLNDTLREVIQNLIDGQEGFQTIGEQLKDESLKRYFLAESLKRARFRADLENELHHAGFHDVKESGTVAGKLHRVWGDLKAKLGGGDHSLLATAEQGEDEAKKVYAEAIKETLPLPVHKILSEQYAHIQTSHDFVRNARDQRKAA
- the moaC gene encoding cyclic pyranopterin monophosphate synthase MoaC, which gives rise to MSKLSHYDDAGQAHMVDVSAKAGTRREAVAEAFVELSAETLAALPQNPKGNPLEVARFAGIQAAKQTSTLIPMCHPLPLSYVDIQTEVVDDGIRVLATAATVAGTGVEMEAMTAASVAALTIYDMTKALDKGIRIRHLQLLSKSGGKSGEWRRS
- a CDS encoding efflux RND transporter permease subunit is translated as MLQSIIAGALRQRLILVVVACVLVGFGLNAAQKLSVDAFPDVANVQVQIATEASGKSPEEVERFVTIPIEIAMTGLPGMTDMRSLNKPGLSLITLVFTDESDLYRERQMVSERLAELRDRMPEGVTPVLGPITNALGEVYQYTLELPGEAEEHHVLTREELVQRRTLQDWVVRPLLRSISGVAEINSTGGFVKQYETLVDPQKLHYYNLTINDVRSALARNNANAGGGILPQHAEQYLIRSVGLVRDVADIENIVLKESKSTPVYVRDVATVRLGTEVRYGAMVKNGYTEAVGGVVLMTSGGNAKQIVSRVKERVTEINAKNMIPGGLKIVPYYDRSELVDAAIHTVTEVLGEGVVFVVVILFLFLGDLRSSLIVSANLILTPLLTFLVMNQIHLSANLMSLGGLAIAIGLMVDGSVVVVENVFARLSHSHGHSEEKPSKLRMVLDATQEVATPTLFGVTIIILVFLPLMTLEGMEGKMFAPLAYTIAIALAISLVLSLTLSPVLSSYLLKGGSEDDTWLVRWLRKPYSWILTWALGHRKVMVMGVILSFFGSLALVPLLGTSFIPEMQEGTLSPNADRVPNISLDESLRMESQMQKLIMSVKGVENVVSRVGRGESPADPAGPNEADVLTSLTPFDERPKGMTQDKVAEEIRTKLAALPGINLVMSQPISDRVDEMVSGVRADVAVMLYGDDLDLLVEKANQIAKVATGIQGTQDTRVDRVGGQQYLTIDIDRGAIARYGLNASDVNDVIETAIAGKSATEIYEGERRFSSVVRLPANLRDSVEDIRQLQISSPDGPRVPLKDLASVKVVEGPALINRSLGKRRIVVGVNVQDRDLGGYVAELQQKVEKQVPLPAGYYIEWGGQFHNMERALHHLMIIIPITIAAIFFLLFILFKSVRFAALIITVLPLASIGGILGLFLSGEYLSVPASVGFIALWGIAVLNGVVLVSYIRKLRQEGLEQDEAVREGARLRFRPVMMTATVAALGLVPFLFATGPGSEIQRPLAIVVIGGLVSSTALTLLLLPVVYAAFEGKSAPPALEEMPEV
- a CDS encoding TolC family protein; translated protein: MPLLPASLLVAQSSANAPVDAGTPAQTVMQQTTAAASELRLTLDEALAMARRNSPRLQEALAATQRSQAGVLAARAYSNPTMDIYFGPQYARPIATPGTPGLLQHYSGTQTIEIPSERTARRKAAEFQVSSARAAEQGIGLNVMADAQRAFYIALKRLQEIRQARENLTLVEDLRRRVEVEVSVGEKGRLELTRAEAELARARFAVNSAQIEYTSAIALLRAAIAAPADANLVPVGSIDGRAVLPALDTLRDQVLVNHPAVLQSQADLKTSQATLDREKAMRIPRPTFFAEFENQPDLRYWRTGFSVPIPVFDRRRGEIADAKASISQSNAVLDQRRLELVSSLERAYEQYQLANQQVSSLEAGSLRAAESAVEAAKSAYRFGERGIVEVLDAQRVLQSVRGDLLDAQFARQSALIDLEELGALTPGAKP
- a CDS encoding two-component system sensor histidine kinase NtrB; translated protein: MAQLPSALRSSQAKAVLVLVLVVVLVVFTWVVPPHAVVLHNILHHLNILPFMLAGLFFGWRGAYRTALLAGLLFAPSIYLHWFKAPLDAQDQIVELGTFGAAGVIAGILSDRERMQRRRVEVTKQELERVYTELRQNIDQLRKSERLSAAGQLSASLAHEIRNPLASISGAAGILARGQASPEARAECLEILTKESQRLNKLLTNFLDFARPRLPRMQWMEPAEMAASVASLAQHAASRQNVTIEVRNAAALQPVECDPEQIKQLLLNLVLNAIQATEGEGSVTLRSFAQNGKLCMEVSDQGKGISAEVRDHIFEPFFTTRDNGTGLGLAIAANIAGQHGGTLTCAPNVGRGAIFRVELPLAPARLRQPVEVA